In the Leishmania panamensis strain MHOM/PA/94/PSC-1 chromosome 30 sequence genome, one interval contains:
- a CDS encoding hypothetical protein (TriTrypDB/GeneDB-style sysID: LpmP.30.1830), with translation MTVSHQCVRISLFQCTPLSDTNVYQAYRTSQADGRFVAKQPLLRSRAADYRGDVLLPLASIASSPQQSLDSEATSVTLHQLRIGLEARLSNYCVLHVPAARTRSFVEEHRLTPSHVSLSPAAGESCAPKDVPLLSRANEGQNGNTCEGPPSCLSDRVQFLCCASCSSSVVAEAAAVSRKVSTVRSAPPGLPPVASDGTPNAPWIRINQLQRMGIRSSDATLQTPLPPVSILPPASHAPMRTVEEWMLQQHDSMDVFLTSAEAESAGAVDAESDSTGGAVEGGACYAAFFSLTMLPAAERAKNLMLSLAQSPEPAATTSAPQSLAVFTVRAHHHTLRMGLPPPTSAGKDDASKTPLNPPTLHEVIIDRLRLQRGVHVKRLLDPMSGAAVLPCESAATLLAAQIVGLEAECSAPPTAHSKQEDEVTQRLAPRSLLEAPQQASSASTRRRASGPRAETASDLFNHLVGLRAHYHADHYYYDGADASGWAEKRTLISMSELPSESELRLTFPASLGSSQTPLYSSTRLSTASSGAASSLVLSSTENSSSLPIPLLQEDALRAVIPGPSDSVGFTGNSARMEPHTSTETSVDVQEQYGSRAGKVPSDQSGSPTFLPLLNVEAETAPLSPVEEKLEGMRDSLCDMNDVFIYEDEETVMGVDFAGNGGTGDGSSGSQRRERRSSLVWSTPVARGSGAVRMPGDKGFGATPLMYRTSTRLSRSPSTSPVAVSSEAATTTRNERPTQRLVFAVSLSSTAAHSQSLDRSTSLEVDKVTALGSGDDGDVTSAGEVTGGMGPCELSRKSSDSDDDEAVALDAPSGEAHSRDVAEQGTNEATDKSLMSDMSVSPAPSASVLPSVMSSTDSGIPSAPPSSSMNSSSRARSDSPSTLSDEATPSVRQDGAVNSSREVQVALPALLQSALSPDLPSLARSLPSPHSHRSSYAAALVQLDEKTTPIAPCSTPLASRSGTSEHELRSHIRGLNPLATQTSSEHSSQGASLAAVQRSLDRWNDKSADRAAALYGDDGSSTERKRSRTREVIALHSCDSRPLAVARVEGAQVTTLCSSSISSDGSDDASIIDSFVSTPSTIVATRPARTRSPIILSPEELSRMVLNVATADATQTRSSSMGPPLRHTAELHLDDASDASEHTPGHYGYGGYIASYALPNSDACDDLERNDGWGYISQHPSTRHSHDGSPTQHSENIVLRHASQSSYRQSASPTAVAASTEEAVTMTTPAHHLKHTQHRPSLSLSTSDQEMWMRFGDEGSGGAASDADCHMLVTQQEIPLYTRHSSSSPESDMCGSTSSGNGSVSDAIHT, from the coding sequence ATGACTGTCTCGCATCAGTGCGTCCGCATCTCGCTCTTTCAATGCACACCGCTCTCTGACACCAACGTCTACCAAGCGTATCGTACATCGCAGGCAGACGGGAGGTTTGTGGCCAAGCAGCCTTTGCTTCGCAGCCGCGCGGCCGACTACCGCGGTGATGTGCTGCTCCCCTTGGCGTCCATTGCCTCGTCGCCTCAGCAGTCACTGGACAGCGAGGCAACGAGCGTGACGCTTCACCAGCTTCGTATCGGGCTGGAGGCGCGTTTATCGAACTACTGTGTTCTGCATGTGCCGGCTGCTCGCACACGGTCCTTTGTAGAGGAACACCGGCTCACACCGTCGCACGTGTCCCTGTCGCCGGCTGCTGGCGAGTCGTGCGCCCCAAAGGACGTGCCACTGCTCTCGCGCGCCAACGAGGGGCAGAACGGAAACACTTGCGAAGGGCCGCCGTCGTGCCTCTCCGACAGGGTGCAGTTCCTCTGCTGTGCtagctgctcttcttccgtGGTcgcagaagcggcggcggtttCACGCAAAGTCTCCACTGTTCGAAGCGCCCCACCTGGACTGCCTCCAGTTGCATCTGACGGAACCCCTAACGCACCCTGGATTCGCATTAACCAGCTGCAACGCATGGGGATTCGTAGCAGTGATGCGACTCTGCAGACGCCATTGCCACCGGTATCCATTCTGCCTCCAGCGAGTCATGCACCCATGCGGACCGTGGAAGAGTggatgctgcagcagcacgattCAATGGATGTATTTCTCACGTCTGCCGAGGCCGAGTCGGCTGGTGCCGTAGATGCAGAGAGTGACAGCACAGGAGGTGcagtggagggaggggcgtgtTACGCAGCCTTTTTCAGTCTAACGATGCTTCCTGCAGCTGAACGGGCAAAGAACCTCATGCTGAGTCTTGCTCAATCCCCGGAGCCAGCAGCCACAACGTCAGCGCCGCAGTCTCTGGCTGTCTTTACAGTGCgagcacaccaccacactcTTCGCATGGGCTTACCACCACCGACGTCGGCCGGCAAGGATGACGCATCCAAGACACCACTGAACCCACCGACCCTGCACGAGGTCATCATCGACCGTTTGCGCTTGCAGCGCGGTGTTCACGTCAAGCGCCTCCTTGATCCTATGTCAGGGGCGGCAGTGCTCCCTTGCGAGAGTGCAGCAACGCTGCTAGCTGCACAGATTGTGGGACTCGAGGCTGAATGTAGCGCTCCGCCGACTGCGCACAGTAAGCAGGAGGATGAAGTCACGCAGCGACTAGCCCCTCGATCGCTGTTGGAGGCGCCGCAACAGGCGTCTTCTGCATCCACCAGGCGCAGAGCCAGTGGGCCACGAGCAGAGACTGCATCCGACCTCTTCAACCATCTTGTCGGCCTTCGCGCACACTACCATGCTGATCATTACTACTACGATGGCGCCGATGCCTCTGGCTGGGCAGAGAAGCGTACGCTTATCTCGATGAGCGAGCTTCCCAGCGAGTCAGAACTACGGCTAACCTTCCCGGCGAGTTTAGGCTCCAGTCAGACGCCGTTATACTCCTCTACGCGACTGTCGACTGCTTCATCCGGTGCTGCTTCGTCTTTGGTGTTGTCTTCGACAGAGAACAGCAGCTCTCTCCCCATACCGCTCCTCCAGGAGGATGCCCTACGCGCTGTGATACCAGGGCCATCTGATAGTGTAGGGTTCACGGGCAATTCAGCAAGAATGGAACCTCACACAAGCACGGAAACGAGTGTTGATGTCCAAGAGCAATATGGAAGCCGAGCTGGGAAGGTTCCTAGTGACCAGAGCGGCTCTCCAacttttctccccctcctcaatgtggaggcagagacggcgccgctgtcgcctgTGGAGGAAAAACTCGAGGGGATGCGCGACTCCTTGTGCGACATGAACGATGTGTTTATctacgaggacgaggagacgGTCATGGGTGTTGATTTCGCAGGCAACGGGGGCACTGGCGatggaagcagcggcagtcaGCGGCGAGAGCGACGCAGTTCTCTGGTGTGGAGCACACCGGTCGCCCGCGGTTCCGGCGCGGTTAGAATGCCCGGTGACAAAGGTTTCGGCGCAACGCCTTTAATGTACCGGACGAGCACACGGCTTTCCCGCTCACCTTCGACATCACCGGTAGCTGTGTCTAGCGAAGCAGCGACGACTACGAGGAACGAGCGACCCACGCAGCGGTTGGTTTTTGCggtttccctttcctccaccgcagcgcattCTCAGTCGCTAGACCGTAGCACATCTCTTGAGGTTGACAAGGTGACTGCACTTGGAAGCGGTGATGACGGGGACGTGACGAGCGCCGGCGAGGTGACAGGCGGTATGGGGCCGTGCGAATTatcgaggaagagcagcgacagcgatgacgacgaggcAGTGGCGTTGGATGCCCCCTCGGGCGAGGCGCACAGCAGAGATGTGGCAGAGCAAGGCACGAACGAGGCTACCGATAAATCGCTCATGTCTGATATGAGTGTCTCCCCTGCGCCTTCAGCCTCTGTTCTCCCCTCGGTGATGTCAAGCACTGATAGCGGAATCCCCTCCGCCccgcccagcagcagcatgaacagcagcagtcgtgCGCGAAGTGACTCCCCGTCGACGCTCTCTGATGAGGCAACACCGTCTGTGCGTCAAGACGGTGCAGTAAACTCAAGCAGAGAAGTGCAAGTGGCACTACCGGCTCTCCTACAGAGTGCGTTGTCACCCGATCTGCCTTCGCTGGCAAGGTCTTTGCCGTCTCCTCACTCGCATAGGTCGAGCTATGCGGCTGCGCTAGTGCAGCTGGACGAGAAGACGACACCTATCGCGCCTTGCTCCACACCGCTGGCATCACGCAGCGGTACCTCGGAGCACGAACTCCGCAGCCACATCCGCGGTCTGAACCCTCTCGCCACCCAGACCAGCAGTGAGCATTCAAGCCAAGGAGCGTCGCtggctgcggtgcagcgaTCGCTCGATCGATGGAATGACAAAAGTGCCGAtagagcagcggcgctttACGGCGATGATGGCAGTTCTACCGAGCGGAAGCGATCGCGCACGCGGGAGGTGATTGCACTGCATTCTTGCGATTCCCGTCcgttggcggtggcgagggTCGAGGGCGCGCAAGTTACCAcgctgtgctcctcctctatTTCTtcagacggcagcgacgacgccagCATCATCGACAGCTTCGTCTCAACGCCGTCAACTATCGTCGCTACCCGACCCGCGCGCACACGTTCCCCAATCATCTTATCGCCAGAGGAGCTGAGCCGCATGGTGCTCAACGtggccaccgccgacgcgaCCCAGACAAGATCATCTTCTATGGGGCCCCCCTTGCGACACACTGCAGAGCTCCATCTCGATGATGCCTCCGATGCTTCTGAGCACACGCCTGGCCATTACGGCTATGGCGGCTACATTGCGTCGTACGCGCTGCCCAACAGCGACGCCTGCGATGACCTTGAGCGCAACGACGGATGGGGCTACATCTCTCAGCACCCCTCCACTCGTCACTCTCACGACGGGAGCCCGACACAGCACTCTGAAAACATCGTGTTGCGCCACGCGTCGCAGTCATCTTATCGGCAAAGTGCCTCTCCAACTGCCGTTGCGGCGTCGACAGAAGAAGCGGTGACGATGACGACTCCTGCGCACCACCTgaagcacacacagcacCGTCCCTCGTTGTCGCTCTCTACATCAGACCAGGAGATGTGGATGCGGTTCGGCGAcgagggcagcggtggtgcagcgagTGACGCAGACTGCCACATGCTGGTGACACAGCAGGAGATTCCTCTCTACACCAGACACAGCAGTTCTTCTCCGGAGAGTGATATGTGCGGCAGcacaagcagcggcaacggtaGCGTAAGCGACGCCATCCACACGTAA
- a CDS encoding hypothetical protein (TriTrypDB/GeneDB-style sysID: LpmP.30.1840) has translation MKKYIGRQLRPSQLAAELLPPDQMWCTVCHQAVERQRFREHAAMLGHRLGRKKMKKLKCVSLNMWERHRGAALDHESAHEGNIEHEFEHYQADQRRREQMLVETAWGPSRPPSRWDLF, from the coding sequence ATGAAAAAGTATATTGGCCGACAGCTGCGGCCATCGCAGCTTgccgcggagctgctgccacctGACCAAATGTGGTGCACTGTGTGTCACCAAGCCGTCGAGCGACAGCGCTTCCGCGAGCACGCCGCCATGCTTGGCCATCGACTTGGTCGGAAGAAGATGAAGAAGCTCAAGTGTGTGTCGCTTAACATGTGGGAGAGGcaccgcggtgctgctctaGACCATGAAAGTGCACATGAAGGCAACATCGAGCACGAATTTGAGCACTATCAAGCCGATCAGCGTCGCCGCGAGCAGATGCTAGTGGAGACGGCGTGGGGTCCGTCGCGCCCACCGTCACGCTGGGATTTGTTTTAG